Proteins encoded in a region of the Candidatus Cloacimonas sp. genome:
- a CDS encoding peptidylprolyl isomerase, with product MKYKIPSIIIICLLWTLALMAAKPDPKAVVGKIGDREYSYKNFNDGFKAYLQYYGKGRTLTKQDSIKLNNQYWEELVGIYVYDQAIKAGKIKVTDAELEAEIKKNIPAEIKQLKDFQSNGKFDKTKYEQALKDHPDFKNQVISYVRELYSYNKLIKTIKSEVKANPDSVQKTWLYNNDYADAQIIYFNYNELTQINATEDEAREFYDAHKEEFKRQNGRSYLIARFAGNLSKMENSATKAQENKAQSTALFNRAKEIGLQKAATEMNISIEETPYFNAQDQIIPLVGRAPNLISFAFQNPIGSIPDIYYAPTGDILVLELRSEIPEYYIDFELKKQEMTIKATRAKRMLAMENYVQDFKQKETPETYLQAAARDSIAIIEAEKVLANGEIKPLGKIPALNEAILNTPVGSFTPFIENDKHWYLALVTKREHPDLSVWEKDKAKIIAAAEEELQEDHLNKWYIEQRNKIQIIDNRKDFYELLIPIKL from the coding sequence GTGAAATACAAAATTCCGAGTATAATAATAATATGTCTGTTGTGGACACTTGCCCTGATGGCTGCCAAGCCAGACCCAAAAGCCGTAGTCGGTAAAATTGGTGATAGAGAATACAGCTACAAAAACTTCAATGATGGTTTTAAAGCTTATTTACAGTATTACGGAAAAGGCAGGACTCTAACCAAGCAAGATAGCATTAAATTGAACAATCAATACTGGGAAGAACTGGTTGGGATATATGTTTATGACCAGGCGATCAAAGCCGGCAAAATAAAAGTGACCGATGCTGAGCTGGAAGCAGAAATTAAGAAAAACATTCCTGCTGAAATAAAACAACTGAAGGATTTCCAAAGCAACGGCAAATTTGATAAAACCAAATATGAACAGGCATTAAAAGATCATCCCGATTTCAAAAACCAAGTAATTAGTTATGTGCGTGAACTATACAGCTACAATAAATTGATCAAAACCATAAAATCCGAAGTTAAAGCAAATCCGGACAGCGTCCAAAAAACTTGGCTATATAATAATGACTATGCAGACGCCCAAATTATTTATTTTAATTATAATGAGCTCACCCAAATAAATGCCACAGAAGATGAAGCGAGAGAATTTTATGATGCTCATAAGGAAGAATTCAAACGCCAAAATGGACGCAGCTATTTAATCGCCCGGTTCGCCGGAAACCTAAGTAAAATGGAGAATTCTGCCACTAAGGCACAAGAAAATAAAGCTCAGAGCACTGCTTTATTTAATAGAGCCAAAGAAATCGGTTTGCAAAAAGCAGCTACCGAAATGAACATTTCTATTGAAGAAACCCCCTATTTTAATGCACAGGATCAAATAATTCCGCTCGTAGGGAGAGCTCCCAATTTGATTTCTTTTGCTTTCCAAAATCCGATTGGTTCAATTCCCGATATTTATTATGCTCCCACTGGCGATATTTTGGTGCTGGAACTAAGAAGTGAAATACCGGAATATTATATTGATTTTGAGCTTAAAAAACAAGAAATGACCATCAAAGCCACTCGGGCTAAGCGAATGTTGGCTATGGAAAATTATGTGCAGGATTTTAAGCAAAAAGAAACTCCCGAAACATATTTACAGGCAGCTGCCAGAGATAGCATCGCCATTATTGAAGCGGAAAAAGTGCTTGCCAACGGCGAAATAAAACCTTTAGGCAAAATTCCCGCTCTCAATGAAGCAATTTTAAATACTCCTGTTGGCTCTTTCACTCCGTTTATTGAAAATGATAAACACTGGTATCTTGCTTTGGTGACCAAGCGAGAACATCCTGATTTATCTGTCTGGGAAAAAGATAAGGCAAAAATCATCGCTGCCGCCGAAGAAGAACTTCAAGAAGATCATTTGAATAAATGGTATATTGAACAACGCAATAAAATTCAGATAATCGATAACCGGAAGGATTTTTACGAACTGCTGATTCCCATAAAGTTATAA